A window from Pseudomonas moraviensis encodes these proteins:
- a CDS encoding BatD family protein, translating to MTRFTALLLPLLISTFTAQAAELTASVDRSRLNSGETVELTLETDDVTQFGKPDLSALEALFEVRGTRQVNQLNTLNGDTRATTRWIITLLPKENGSVTIPPLQLGEAHSQPITVQVFASDHREDTNSLDPVFIEASLDQTSVYVQAQAILTLRIYHSVSLYDDSSLSPLQIADARIEQLGDTRAYEKDINGLRHGVIEMRYAIYPQHSGLLTIAPQTFSATLVDTAPSADASGPKPGKLMRVSSASIPLTVKPKPLTYPVDAPWLPARSLSLSESWSPEPDHTQVGDSLTRSLTLKVEGLASSQLPALPATDVNGLRRYPDQPVLSNQSSDRGIIGSREEREALVPSRSGAIDLPTVDVVWWNTFEDHLEHSSLPARTLQIANNPSLQIDTPAGTLQPSTPDNDTLWWWKLSTLILACTTLLGFGLWWRARWQPAVHRAAQAGPSPRTLLDDIKRASQANDPHATRQALDAWARQQPETLADMAARFVPLSDALDGLNGALYSETGQHWQGEDLWRAIRTIPAAERVQDPVSESGLPPLYPK from the coding sequence ATGACCCGCTTCACCGCTCTCTTGCTGCCCCTGCTGATCAGCACGTTTACCGCTCAGGCGGCCGAGCTGACCGCCAGCGTGGATCGCAGTCGCCTGAACTCCGGCGAGACGGTCGAGCTCACCCTCGAAACTGATGACGTCACCCAGTTCGGCAAGCCGGACCTGTCGGCGCTGGAAGCGCTGTTCGAAGTGCGCGGCACGCGTCAGGTCAACCAGCTCAACACGCTCAACGGCGACACCCGTGCGACCACGCGCTGGATCATCACCCTGCTGCCGAAAGAGAACGGCAGCGTGACTATTCCGCCGCTGCAACTGGGCGAAGCGCATAGCCAGCCGATCACCGTGCAGGTGTTTGCCAGCGATCACCGCGAAGACACCAACAGCCTCGATCCGGTGTTCATCGAAGCCAGCCTCGATCAGACCAGCGTCTATGTACAGGCCCAGGCCATCCTGACCCTGCGCATCTATCATTCGGTTTCGCTGTACGACGACAGCAGCCTGAGCCCGCTGCAAATCGCCGATGCGCGCATCGAACAGCTCGGCGACACGCGCGCCTACGAAAAAGACATCAACGGCCTGCGCCACGGCGTGATCGAGATGCGCTACGCGATCTACCCGCAACACAGCGGCCTGCTGACGATCGCCCCGCAGACCTTCAGCGCCACATTGGTCGATACCGCGCCATCAGCAGACGCCTCGGGGCCGAAGCCCGGCAAATTGATGCGCGTCAGCTCTGCGTCGATCCCGTTGACGGTCAAACCGAAACCGCTGACCTACCCGGTCGACGCACCATGGTTGCCGGCACGCAGTCTCAGCCTCAGCGAAAGCTGGAGCCCGGAACCGGATCACACCCAGGTTGGCGATTCCCTGACCCGCAGCCTGACCCTGAAAGTCGAAGGCCTCGCCAGCTCGCAGTTGCCCGCCCTGCCCGCCACCGACGTCAACGGCCTGCGCCGCTACCCCGATCAACCGGTGCTGAGCAACCAGAGCAGCGACCGCGGCATCATCGGCAGCCGCGAAGAACGCGAAGCCCTGGTACCAAGCCGCAGCGGCGCGATCGACCTTCCGACCGTCGACGTGGTCTGGTGGAACACCTTCGAAGATCACCTCGAACACAGCAGCCTGCCCGCACGCACTCTGCAAATCGCGAACAACCCGAGCCTGCAAATCGACACCCCGGCCGGCACCCTGCAACCGAGCACACCCGACAACGACACCCTGTGGTGGTGGAAACTCAGCACCCTGATCCTCGCCTGCACCACCCTGCTCGGCTTCGGCCTCTGGTGGCGCGCCCGCTGGCAACCGGCAGTCCACCGCGCCGCGCAGGCCGGCCCGAGCCCGCGCACCCTGCTCGACGACATCAAACGCGCCAGCCAGGCAAACGACCCGCACGCCACCCGCCAGGCACTGGATGCCTGGGCGCGGCAACAACCGGAGACACTGGCGGACATGGCCGCGCGGTTCGTGCCGTTGTCGGATGCGTTGGACGGGTTGAACGGCGCGCTGTACAGCGAGACCGGACAGCATTGGCAGGGTGAGGATTTGTGGCGGGCAATCCGTACTATTCCAGCGGCGGAGCGAGTGCAGGATCCGGTGAGTGAGAGTGGCTTGCCGCCGCTTTATCCGAAGTAA
- a CDS encoding vWA domain-containing protein, whose product MIALWPHWFRPWWLLLLPLLGWLLWQLWHRQKRAGRWQMILPPAFHAALLSGGSGRQSKLPWIALGVAWLLTILALLGPSWERVEQTSQKPADPLVVVLELTPEMLATDSPPTRLEQARRKLFDLLQARSDAQTAIVVYAGSAHTLVPLSDDLATSRNLLDALKPSLMPQSGHRADLAVDKALALLKQGALGEGRILLIGSSLNEEERRGIRRALNGESTQLLMLGIGTAEGAPIAQEDGSFLKDEQGAIRVPQLDSPGLATFLNSVGGEYRSARLDEADLGALGLLNGPRSLRDDGQTVRLDTWADQGYWLLLPLLLLAACAGRRGWLFCLPLLWCLPQPSYAFDFEDLWLRPDQQGLHLLKQKRPAEAAQHFDDHQWQGVALYEAGDYSGAAQRFAEGSDARAHYNRGNALAKSGELEAAIDAYEQALELQADLRPAQTNKALVENLLKQKNASPPTEPDNQPNQQSLPGDEPSPTTAPPPAVTSETQSEAQPAESASEPPPTAPPLPGPNEIPGSNEEEETDTVPTLRPSENNLEGEQRQALEQWLGKIPDDPGELLRRKFWYEQQQHQDQENIR is encoded by the coding sequence ATGATCGCGCTCTGGCCGCACTGGTTCCGCCCCTGGTGGCTGTTGCTGTTGCCGTTGCTCGGCTGGCTGCTCTGGCAACTCTGGCACCGGCAGAAGCGCGCCGGTCGCTGGCAGATGATTCTGCCACCAGCGTTTCACGCGGCCCTGCTCAGTGGTGGCAGCGGGCGCCAGAGCAAATTGCCGTGGATCGCCCTTGGCGTGGCGTGGTTGCTGACCATTCTGGCGCTGCTCGGGCCGAGCTGGGAGCGCGTCGAACAGACCAGCCAGAAACCCGCCGATCCGCTGGTGGTGGTGCTCGAACTGACGCCAGAGATGCTCGCCACCGACTCGCCGCCAACACGTCTGGAGCAGGCGCGGCGCAAGCTGTTCGACCTGTTGCAGGCGCGCAGCGATGCGCAGACTGCCATCGTGGTTTATGCCGGCAGCGCGCACACGCTGGTGCCGCTGTCGGATGATCTGGCGACCAGCCGTAATCTGCTCGATGCACTCAAACCGTCGCTGATGCCGCAAAGCGGTCACCGCGCCGATCTGGCAGTGGACAAGGCACTGGCCTTGCTCAAGCAAGGGGCGCTGGGTGAGGGACGGATTCTGTTGATCGGTTCGTCGCTCAATGAAGAGGAACGGCGCGGTATTCGTCGCGCGCTCAATGGCGAGTCGACGCAACTGCTGATGCTCGGGATCGGCACCGCTGAAGGTGCGCCGATTGCCCAGGAGGACGGCAGTTTCCTCAAGGACGAGCAAGGCGCGATCCGCGTGCCTCAACTCGACAGCCCGGGTTTGGCGACCTTCCTCAACAGTGTCGGCGGCGAGTATCGCTCGGCGCGACTCGACGAGGCTGATCTCGGCGCCCTTGGCCTGCTCAACGGCCCGCGCAGCCTGCGTGACGATGGCCAGACCGTGCGCCTCGACACCTGGGCCGATCAGGGTTACTGGCTGCTGTTGCCGCTGCTGTTGCTGGCGGCCTGTGCCGGGCGTCGCGGCTGGCTGTTCTGCCTGCCGCTGCTGTGGTGCCTGCCGCAACCGAGCTACGCTTTCGACTTCGAAGACTTGTGGCTGCGCCCTGACCAGCAGGGTTTGCACCTGCTCAAGCAGAAGCGCCCGGCCGAGGCCGCGCAGCATTTCGATGATCATCAGTGGCAAGGGGTGGCGTTGTACGAGGCCGGCGACTACAGTGGCGCCGCTCAGCGCTTCGCCGAGGGCAGCGATGCCCGCGCCCACTACAATCGTGGCAACGCCCTGGCAAAAAGCGGTGAGCTGGAAGCAGCAATCGACGCCTACGAACAGGCGCTGGAGCTGCAAGCGGATCTGCGTCCGGCGCAGACCAACAAGGCGTTGGTGGAAAACCTGCTGAAGCAGAAAAACGCCTCGCCGCCGACCGAACCGGATAACCAGCCGAACCAACAAAGTCTGCCCGGCGATGAGCCCTCGCCGACCACCGCGCCCCCTCCGGCGGTGACCAGCGAAACCCAGAGCGAGGCGCAACCGGCCGAGTCCGCGAGCGAACCACCTCCGACCGCCCCGCCACTGCCAGGCCCCAACGAAATCCCCGGCAGCAACGAGGAAGAGGAAACCGACACGGTGCCGACCCTGCGCCCGAGCGAGAACAATCTCGAAGGCGAACAGCGTCAGGCGCTCGAGCAATGGCTGGGCAAGATCCCGGACGACCCGGGTGAACTGCTCAGGCGCAAATTCTGGTACGAACAGCAACAACATCAGGATCAGGAAAACATTCGATGA
- a CDS encoding vWA domain-containing protein: MFEFAWPWIFALLPLPWLMRLVLPVADSGEPALKVSFLADLEGLARRRARANLPAWRQQAPFILLWLILLTAAARPQWLGEPLPIAASGRDLLVAVDVSGSMDFPDMQWQDEEVSRLSLVQHLLGDFLESRDGDRVGLILFGSQAYLQAPLTFDRRTVRVWLDEARIGIAGKNTAIGDAIGLALKRLRLRPAQSRVLILVTDGANNGGEINPLTAAKLAASEGVRIYPIGIGANPEDSGSTGLLGVNPSLDLDEPALKAIAEVTGGQYFRAHDGKELQAIKDTLDQLEPVTQQPTQARPAQALYHWPLALALWLSLLLVVRELWPDNPLQRLFSKQLYLQSPLPDWRERLQRLRLRRRR; encoded by the coding sequence ATGTTTGAGTTCGCCTGGCCGTGGATCTTTGCGCTGCTGCCGCTACCGTGGTTGATGCGTCTGGTCCTGCCGGTGGCCGACAGCGGCGAGCCGGCGCTGAAAGTCAGTTTCCTCGCCGACCTCGAAGGCCTCGCCCGCCGCCGTGCCCGCGCCAACTTGCCGGCATGGCGGCAGCAGGCGCCGTTCATTCTGTTATGGCTGATCCTGCTGACCGCCGCCGCGCGCCCGCAATGGCTCGGCGAACCGCTGCCGATTGCCGCCAGTGGCCGTGATCTGCTGGTGGCAGTGGACGTCTCCGGCTCGATGGATTTCCCCGACATGCAGTGGCAGGACGAAGAAGTCAGTCGCCTGTCGCTGGTGCAGCATTTGCTCGGCGATTTCCTTGAAAGCCGCGATGGCGACCGCGTCGGTCTGATCCTGTTTGGCAGTCAGGCCTACCTGCAAGCGCCGCTGACCTTTGACCGGCGCACCGTGCGGGTGTGGCTCGACGAGGCGCGGATCGGTATCGCCGGCAAGAACACCGCGATCGGCGATGCCATCGGCCTGGCCTTGAAACGCCTGCGTCTGCGTCCGGCGCAAAGTCGCGTGCTGATTCTGGTCACCGACGGCGCCAACAATGGCGGCGAAATCAATCCCCTGACCGCTGCGAAACTGGCAGCCAGCGAAGGCGTCAGAATCTATCCGATCGGCATCGGCGCCAATCCCGAGGACAGCGGCTCGACCGGCCTGCTCGGGGTCAATCCGAGCCTTGACCTGGATGAACCGGCGCTCAAGGCCATTGCCGAAGTCACCGGCGGCCAGTACTTCCGCGCCCACGACGGCAAAGAGCTGCAAGCGATCAAGGACACCCTCGATCAGCTCGAGCCGGTGACCCAGCAACCGACTCAGGCACGCCCGGCGCAGGCCTTGTATCACTGGCCGCTGGCGTTGGCGCTGTGGTTGAGCCTGTTGCTGGTGGTTCGCGAATTGTGGCCGGACAACCCGCTGCAACGCCTGTTCAGCAAGCAACTGTATTTGCAAAGTCCGTTGCCGGACTGGCGTGAGCGCCTGCAACGTTTGCGTCTGCGGAGGCGCCGATGA
- a CDS encoding DUF4381 domain-containing protein yields the protein MNGLEQLQPLISPPPIAFWPPAPGWWLLLLLLPLLGFAVWKLRRFIPMKKRPVVRAEQPLDPVRIAALAELAQMPKPYDGAPAGAWLQQLNGLLKRLCRNHYPYSQSHTLNGRKWLAFLDNRCPAAGLTRWMVLVEGAYKPECKLDDKAIAGLTQAVDTWIRKHV from the coding sequence ATGAACGGCCTCGAGCAACTGCAACCGCTGATCTCACCGCCGCCGATTGCCTTCTGGCCGCCGGCGCCGGGCTGGTGGCTGCTGCTTCTGCTGTTGCCGCTGCTGGGTTTCGCCGTGTGGAAGCTGCGCCGTTTCATTCCGATGAAGAAACGCCCGGTGGTGCGTGCCGAGCAACCGCTGGACCCAGTGCGCATCGCCGCCCTCGCCGAATTGGCGCAAATGCCCAAGCCCTACGACGGCGCCCCGGCCGGCGCCTGGCTGCAACAACTCAACGGCCTGCTCAAGCGTCTGTGCCGCAACCACTATCCGTACAGCCAAAGCCACACCCTCAACGGGCGCAAATGGCTGGCCTTCCTCGACAACCGCTGCCCCGCTGCCGGCCTGACGCGCTGGATGGTGCTGGTCGAAGGCGCGTACAAACCGGAATGCAAACTCGATGACAAAGCCATCGCCGGCCTGACTCAGGCAGTCGACACGTGGATTCGCAAACATGTTTGA
- a CDS encoding DUF58 domain-containing protein, whose product MNAALPPEPGIRISLAELIEMRHRVREVQLFSTPSQRSPLIGLHHSKFRGRGVDFDQVRVYQAGDDVRTIDWRVTARTQEPHTKLFHEERERPIFIMVEQSTRLFFGSGLMFKSVLAAQVAALIGWAALGHNDRVGGLVFGDNEHYEIKPRRSKQSLLQLLNRLVKVNQSLHSEREPDRDAFGVALRRAREVLRPGSLAIVICDERALSDSAERQLSLLARHCDLLMLPLSDPLDHALPAAGLLRFAERGAQLEIDTLNFDLRQTYRAQAEARIARWELLAQKLRVLLMPLSTQSEMVEQMREFLNPQRPGKGR is encoded by the coding sequence ATGAACGCTGCCCTGCCCCCCGAACCCGGTATCCGCATCAGCCTCGCCGAGCTGATCGAGATGCGTCACCGCGTGCGCGAGGTGCAACTGTTTTCCACGCCGAGTCAGCGCAGCCCGTTGATCGGCCTGCATCACTCGAAATTTCGTGGCCGTGGCGTCGACTTCGATCAGGTGCGGGTGTATCAGGCCGGCGACGATGTGCGCACCATCGACTGGCGCGTCACCGCGCGCACCCAGGAGCCGCACACCAAGCTGTTCCATGAGGAGCGCGAGCGGCCGATTTTCATCATGGTCGAGCAGAGCACGCGGCTGTTTTTCGGTTCGGGGCTGATGTTCAAGTCGGTGCTGGCGGCACAAGTCGCGGCGTTGATCGGCTGGGCCGCGCTGGGGCACAACGATCGCGTCGGCGGGCTGGTGTTCGGCGACAACGAGCACTACGAAATCAAGCCGCGGCGCAGCAAGCAGAGCCTGCTGCAATTGCTCAACCGCCTGGTCAAGGTCAATCAGTCGCTGCACAGCGAGCGCGAGCCGGATCGCGATGCCTTCGGCGTGGCCCTGCGCCGCGCGCGGGAAGTGCTGCGGCCGGGCAGTCTGGCCATCGTCATTTGTGATGAGCGCGCGTTGTCCGACAGCGCCGAGCGGCAACTGAGCCTGCTGGCGCGGCATTGCGATCTGCTGATGTTGCCGCTGTCCGATCCACTCGATCACGCCTTGCCCGCCGCCGGCCTGCTGCGCTTCGCCGAGCGTGGCGCACAGCTGGAAATCGACACGCTGAATTTCGACCTGCGCCAGACCTACCGCGCCCAGGCCGAAGCGCGCATCGCTCGCTGGGAATTGCTCGCGCAAAAGCTGCGAGTGTTGCTGATGCCGTTGAGTACGCAGAGCGAAATGGTCGAACAGATGCGCGAGTTCTTGAACCCGCAGCGTCCGGGGAAAGGTCGATGA